One genomic region from Maridesulfovibrio bastinii DSM 16055 encodes:
- a CDS encoding tyrosine-type recombinase/integrase, whose translation MADFIKVKNVTGVFYYEHATKRFRGKPDRTFYISYKISGKRKNEKIGLLSEGFSAAFASQVRAERLRQLRNQTLPTALQGKDITLDEAWERFRDTHLILSKNTETVSIEDQRYHKHIQPRFGHMPLSRITPFDLEEFKSDLLQKYAPQSTSHIIGLIRRTYTKHIEWKLWTGTPPTAEIKIPKSDNGRYRYLTVEEAKHLLEELRPAKTNNGRKGSATTYNITLLALHTGMRFKEIANLRGEHINLKHRTLRIVESKNYKGRTIYLTKQVFEMLSTLPLKAGELVFPGHNGKSMMRISNGFKNAVNRLKLNESITDDRDKIVFHSLRHTFASWMAIEGVSLYGIADMLGHSSLEMVKRYAHLCPDVYKQATATFENYFNSQ comes from the coding sequence ATGGCCGACTTCATCAAGGTAAAAAACGTGACCGGAGTATTCTATTATGAACATGCAACCAAGAGGTTCCGAGGCAAACCAGACCGCACTTTCTATATATCTTATAAGATAAGCGGCAAACGAAAAAATGAAAAAATTGGTTTGCTCTCTGAAGGATTCTCTGCTGCATTTGCATCTCAGGTCCGCGCGGAGCGTTTGCGTCAGCTCCGTAACCAAACTCTGCCTACCGCCCTTCAGGGGAAAGACATCACTCTTGATGAAGCTTGGGAAAGATTCCGAGACACTCATCTCATACTCAGCAAAAACACAGAAACTGTATCGATAGAGGATCAACGCTATCATAAGCATATCCAACCAAGATTCGGACATATGCCGCTCTCTAGAATAACTCCATTTGATTTGGAAGAATTTAAATCCGACCTGCTGCAGAAGTATGCCCCTCAATCCACCAGCCACATAATAGGCCTGATCCGCCGGACATATACAAAACATATAGAATGGAAACTCTGGACTGGAACACCCCCCACCGCAGAGATTAAAATTCCCAAATCCGACAACGGTCGCTATCGCTATCTGACCGTTGAAGAAGCTAAACATCTGCTGGAAGAATTGCGCCCGGCTAAAACCAATAATGGACGTAAGGGGAGTGCCACAACATATAATATAACCCTGCTGGCCCTGCACACAGGAATGCGCTTCAAAGAAATTGCCAATCTCAGGGGTGAACATATCAATCTTAAGCATAGGACCTTGCGCATAGTTGAGAGCAAAAATTACAAAGGACGGACTATATATCTCACCAAGCAGGTGTTTGAGATGCTTTCCACCCTGCCTCTTAAAGCCGGAGAACTGGTTTTCCCTGGGCATAACGGCAAATCCATGATGCGGATCAGTAACGGTTTCAAGAATGCGGTCAACAGACTGAAGCTTAACGAATCCATTACTGACGACCGGGACAAAATTGTTTTCCATTCCCTGCGCCATACCTTTGCCAGCTGGATGGCCATTGAAGGAGTTTCGCTGTACGGCATAGCCGACATGCTTGGACACTCCAGCCTCGAAATGGTCAAACGGTACGCCCACCTCTGCCCAGATGTATACAAGCAGGCTACCGCGACCTTTGAAAATTATTTTAACAGCCAATAG
- a CDS encoding helix-turn-helix domain-containing protein produces the protein METLFTNEDARKEFRAAVREAMAPVAEMALLNQRLSVDEAEAALLLGVSHNTLRNWRGQKRGPGYSKVGAKVVYEVSKIRKWLEANGKKTIGC, from the coding sequence ATGGAAACTTTATTTACCAACGAAGATGCTCGTAAGGAATTTCGTGCAGCTGTGCGTGAGGCCATGGCTCCGGTAGCGGAGATGGCTTTGTTGAACCAGCGTTTATCTGTGGATGAAGCAGAGGCGGCTCTGTTGCTCGGTGTATCTCACAATACTCTACGTAACTGGAGGGGCCAAAAGCGAGGTCCGGGATATTCAAAGGTCGGGGCCAAGGTTGTATATGAAGTCTCCAAGATACGGAAATGGTTGGAAGCAAATGGCAAGAAAACTATTGGCTGTTAA
- a CDS encoding helix-turn-helix domain-containing protein — protein sequence MPLTITIETDQSKRFALDLWFRAKGIQKKRLAKIMNVSPQRLSQILNGQYVNGSIFDELQNVEIDGNKIPRELIPVPSAPKKMGPKNGRGRNE from the coding sequence TTGCCGTTAACTATTACTATTGAAACAGATCAAAGTAAACGCTTTGCCCTTGATTTATGGTTCCGGGCAAAAGGTATTCAGAAAAAACGTTTAGCAAAAATAATGAATGTTTCTCCACAGCGGCTGTCCCAGATATTGAATGGTCAATATGTGAACGGTTCAATTTTTGATGAACTGCAGAATGTTGAAATAGACGGAAATAAAATTCCCCGTGAACTTATCCCTGTTCCATCCGCTCCCAAAAAGATGGGCCCAAAAAATGGCAGGGGGCGTAATGAATAA
- a CDS encoding DnaB-like helicase N-terminal domain-containing protein yields the protein MNNTVHTGLFIVFIAPLSLISPSVCNLKRGEDRRSITAPPNNPELERAVLSAVIRLNGRNLDSLLSILKSPDYFYSPVHQDHWQTMMAMHRD from the coding sequence ATGAACAACACTGTTCATACGGGGCTTTTTATTGTCTTCATCGCTCCGCTGTCCCTCATTAGTCCCTCAGTTTGCAATCTTAAACGGGGCGAAGATAGGAGGAGTATCACCGCTCCACCTAACAATCCTGAATTGGAAAGGGCCGTTCTCAGTGCCGTCATCAGGCTTAATGGACGCAATCTTGATTCTTTGCTTTCCATATTAAAATCCCCTGATTATTTTTACAGTCCTGTCCATCAGGATCACTGGCAGACAATGATGGCCATGCACAGAGATTAG
- a CDS encoding pentapeptide repeat-containing protein — translation MQLYITAHIGIILLILLLNSSRPIYNLYDISGLRAIWERIIPPHPNDANHSPKPSSFVLWLIGLYVALFTIASNRYDRAVHTYEVQISNFQTQMASDYRAEACGDLVRLQQIKIPVKPEILEPELTLSSFFKYQTNFGDQKLLLSTVEMCKKHLKGANLTRANLTAANLKGAELTEAFLKGTCLKRAYLKEAHLKGAELTEAILIKTNLEGVDLTGAFIRGANLTGAKLRGANLRRADLTNSKLTWADLTNANLRDAFLAMSDLTETDLVGANLTGADFTEADLRRTKFDIRTLSKAKNLYKTKLPPETKKELKKIKPELFKKPDWYIYN, via the coding sequence ATGCAATTATACATAACAGCACACATTGGCATAATACTTCTAATACTCCTTCTTAACTCATCCAGACCTATATATAATTTGTACGATATTTCTGGTCTTCGTGCCATCTGGGAAAGGATTATACCTCCACATCCTAATGATGCGAACCACAGCCCAAAACCAAGCTCTTTTGTGCTGTGGCTGATAGGTCTATATGTGGCCTTATTTACCATTGCTTCCAATAGGTATGACAGAGCTGTTCACACTTATGAAGTTCAAATTTCAAACTTTCAAACTCAAATGGCTTCGGATTACAGGGCTGAGGCATGCGGGGATTTGGTAAGGCTACAACAAATAAAAATACCTGTTAAACCTGAGATATTAGAACCTGAATTAACACTTAGTTCTTTTTTTAAATATCAAACAAACTTTGGTGATCAAAAATTGCTTCTTTCTACGGTTGAAATGTGTAAAAAGCATCTCAAAGGTGCAAATCTCACTAGGGCAAATCTTACCGCAGCAAACCTTAAAGGAGCAGAACTTACTGAGGCTTTCCTTAAAGGAACATGTCTTAAAAGGGCATACTTAAAAGAAGCACATCTTAAAGGAGCAGAACTTACTGAGGCAATCCTTATAAAAACAAACCTTGAAGGAGTAGATCTTACAGGAGCATTCATCAGGGGGGCAAACTTAACTGGGGCGAAACTTAGGGGTGCCAACCTTAGAAGGGCTGACCTTACAAATTCAAAACTTACCTGGGCTGACCTTACTAATGCAAATCTTAGGGATGCATTCCTTGCCATGTCAGACCTTACAGAGACTGACCTTGTAGGAGCAAACCTTACAGGAGCAGACTTTACCGAGGCAGACCTTAGAAGGACAAAATTTGACATCAGGACTTTATCTAAAGCCAAAAATTTATACAAAACCAAACTCCCGCCTGAAACTAAAAAAGAACTCAAAAAAATTAAACCTGAACTTTTTAAAAAACCTGACTGGTACATATATAACTAA
- a CDS encoding IS200/IS605 family transposase, whose protein sequence is FGNLKFKYRNRSFWCRGYYVDTVGKNTAKIKEYIRHQLESDKLGDQLSLPYPGNPFTGRK, encoded by the coding sequence AGTTTGGAAATTTAAAATTCAAGTATCGAAATAGATCGTTTTGGTGTCGAGGCTATTATGTCGACACGGTAGGTAAAAATACTGCAAAGATAAAAGAATATATCCGGCACCAACTTGAAAGTGATAAATTGGGAGATCAATTATCTCTCCCATATCCGGGTAACCCGTTCACGGGTCGCAAGTAA